In one window of Cydia fagiglandana chromosome 10, ilCydFagi1.1, whole genome shotgun sequence DNA:
- the LOC134668203 gene encoding cytochrome c oxidase assembly factor 5, protein MVVFAPDELGLADKSPCAGIRADLKMCLLNTDCCKKGKKTPRECLKSGEVGDECLQLRQAFFECKRSLLDNRRRFRGHRGY, encoded by the exons ATGGTTGTTTTCGCTCCAGATGAACTAGGACTTGCCGACAAGTCACCCTGTGCTGGCATCAGAGCTGATCTCAAGATGTGTTTGTTAAATACGGATTGCTGCAAAAAG GGCAAGAAAACACCTCGAGAATGTTTAAAGTCAGGGGAAGTTGGAGATGAATGCCTGCAACTGCGACAGGCTTTTTTTGAGTGCAAACGATCCTTA TTGGATAATAGAAGAAGATTTCGAGGGCACAGAGGATACTGA
- the LOC134668417 gene encoding probable cysteine--tRNA ligase, mitochondrial, which produces MRKIIPVFSRKLSHVCSLKPYKETKWMMPNGNPIGAYVYNCVADQKVPVILNDPNIATWYSCGPTVYDSAHLGHASCYVKIDILQRILKEFFKIKLVTAMGVTDIDDKIIKKAKETNSDFRIVAKQYEHEFWLDMASLNVEKPLIVARVSDHVNSIEIFIQKIIESGMAYVTKDGSVYFDTEKYNAYGKLQKMQDAGEPADQYKRNKMDFALWKAHKPGEPSWKASWGEGRPGWHIECSAMVSKYFGSQLDFHAGGVDLQFPHHENEEAQSCSFHNTRQWANYWIHIGHLQLKGDNKMSKSLKNTISIPQMLSQHSADTFRMACIMSNYRYPMEYSDELMKTAESVLNKFKFFLKDAYNYVNNNATENGDYKYQILDSLQSVEELNLEVLRSDFDTASCINNLLNLVIKTNRVMKLENSEFYPIPVLLIAEYITNVLTKFGLKLQDSSENGIPNNLIDTLVEFRHTVRLNALNRKDKELLSACDIVRDKMKAIKVQINDSEKTPSWVVK; this is translated from the coding sequence ATGAGAAAGATCATACCAGTATTCTCCAGGAAACTATCCCATGTTTGCTCCTTAAAGCCTTATAAAGAGACGAAATGGATGATGCCGAATGGGAATCCTATCGGGGCGTACGTGTACAACTGTGTGGCTGATCAGAAAGTGCCTGTGATCCTCAACGACCCTAACATCGCGACGTGGTACTCCTGCGGACCCACCGTCTACGACTCTGCCCATCTAGGCCACGCAAGTTGCTATGTTAAAATTGATATTCTACAGAGAATACTTAAAGAATTCTTCAAAATTAAACTCGTCACTGCTATGGGTGTCACCGATATCGacgataaaataattaaaaaggcCAAAGAGACTAATTCGGACTTTAGGATTGTAGCGAAACAATACGAGCATGAGTTCTGGCTGGATATGGCCAGTTTGAATGTCGAAAAACCACTAATAGTTGCAAGGGTCTCAGACCATGTTAACTCCATTGAAATTTTCATTCAGAAAATCATTGAATCTGGCATGGCTTATGTTACTAAAGATGGTTCAGTGTATTTTGACACTGAGAAATACAATGCTTATGGTAAGTTGCAGAAAATGCAAGATGCAGGTGAACCAGCAGATCAGTACAAAAGGAACAAGATGGACTTTGCTCTGTGGAAAGCCCACAAGCCTGGGGAGCCATCTTGGAAGGCCTCATGGGGTGAAGGGAGGCCTGGCTGGCACATAGAGTGCTCGGCCATGGTGAGCAAGTACTTTGGGTCTCAATTAGACTTTCATGCTGGAGGAGTTGACTTGCAGTTCCCTCATCACGAGAATGAAGAGGCCCAGTCCTGCTCCTTCCACAACACCAGGCAATGGGCCAACTACTGGATACACATAGGTCATTTGCAACTGAAAGGTGACAATAAAATGTCTAAATCCTTGAAAAATACCATCAGCATACCACAGATGCTGTCTCAACACAGTGCCGACACATTTAGGATGGCTTGCATTATGTCAAACTATAGATATCCAATGGAATACAGTGATGAGTTGATGAAAACAGCTGAAAGTGTACtaaataaattcaaattctTCCTCAAGGATGCATACAACTATGTCAATAACAATGCAACAGAAAATGGTGACTATAAATATCAAATCCTTGACAGCTTGCAAAGTGTTGAAGAATTAAATCTAGAAGTTCTTCGATCAGATTTTGATACAGCCAGCTGTATTAACAACTTATTAAACTTAGTTATAAAGACAAATAGAGTGATGAAACTTGAGAATTCAGAGTTTTATCCAATTCCAGTTCTACTGATAGCCGAGTATATTACTAATGTATTGACAAAATTTGGGCTCAAATTACAGGATAGCTCGGAGAATGGAATACCAAACAATCTCATAGACACCCTGGTAGAGTTCAGGCACACTGTGAGACTAAATGCATTGAACAGAAAAGACAAAGAGTTGCTGAGTGCCTGTGACATCGTCAGAGATAAAATGAAGGCAATAAAAGTACAAATTAATGACAGTGAAAAAACACCTTCCTGGGtagtgaaataa